The following coding sequences lie in one Ostrea edulis chromosome 8, xbOstEdul1.1, whole genome shotgun sequence genomic window:
- the LOC125661905 gene encoding talin rod domain-containing protein 1-like, which translates to MSYSSVRLLTGTCERCHSTLQSVAELLILSCDARPIRTETISSKSTFLQISERIIASTKTIKTLMKSVANYIHMITTKSVEICEGLTELTSTVVTFMELCSHIAYICAISFKDCCQAIPGLVDRYSICLAGLEIKLSCNRLKKTRIDELSPQLIIDLCSNISKHISVLTNICKSADEKVRDEGTRDQFKLCVKSVTCAAGCLIASIKTYKSLPNTRHYSRFLNFCDPVTATAQALVSFATEEDFIGKEAVLTPEARDIQKSILAACMSVVSACIQLCKTVRELSYDLMTSHHKDKLRMCLENVDRSSVQIREILQRYHSSDHQSGGGGGHLNSTSSGDGSANGNNCDSSMSAKGNNSPPRHLANLFRKEYSEQGKSPDSPPHERFAQLLREQSPLASEAEMRLSDHSSRNVERDSVEGTEETNIPGSPSSETSGHSAASR; encoded by the exons ATGAGTTACAGCAGCGTAAGACTTCTCACAGGGACATGTGAGCGGTGTCATAGCACTCTTCAGTCTGTGGCAGAGCTCCTCATCCTGTCCTGCGATGCTCGTCCCATCAGAACAGAGACCATCTCCAGTAAATCCACGTTCTTACAAATCAGTGAACGGATCATCGCCAGCACAAAAACAATTAAGACTCTGATGAAGAGTGTCGCGAATTACATACACATGATTACAACTAAGTCGGTGGAAATCTGTGAAGGGTTGACAGAGCTTACCTCCACTGTAGTGACCTTCATGGAGTTGTGCAGCCACATTGCTTATATTTGTGCGATATCTTTCAAAGACTGTTGTCAGGCGATTCCTGGGCTCGTGGATCGGTACTCTATATGTTTAGCAGGATTAGAGATTAAATTAAGTTGCAATAGGTTAAAAAAGACTCGCATCGACGAATTGTCACCTCAGCTTATCATCGATTTGTGttcaaatatatcaaaacatataTCTGTGCTGACAAATATTTGTAAATCTGCAGATGAGAAAGTTCGTGATGAGGGAACTAGAGACCAGTTTAAGCTCTGTGTAAAAAGCGTAACATGTGCTGCAGGGTGTCTGATAGCCAGTATTAAAACCTACAAATCTCTTCCCAACACACGACACTATTCTCGATTCCTCAACTTCTGTGATCCTGTGACTGCCACAGCCCAAGCTCTAGTCAGTTTTGCAACCGAGGAGGACTTTATCGGCAAGGAAGCAGTCCTGACCCCGGAAGCTCGAGATATACAAAAGTCAATCCTTG CTGCCTGTATGAGTGTTGTGTCTGCTTGCATTCAGCTGTGTAAGACTGTGCGAGAATTGTCCTATGACCTCATGACCTCTCATCACAAAGATAAACTTCGAATGTGTTTGGAAAACGTTGACCGATCATCCGTCCAAATTCGAGAGATTCTTCAGCGTTACCACAGTAGTGACCACCAGTCCGGCGGTGGTGGCGGTCATCTGAACTCCACCAGTTCTGGTGACGGCAGTGCTAATGGTAATAATTGTGATAGTTCTATGTCTgccaagggaaataactctccACCACGGCATCTAGCCAATTTGTTTCGAAAGGAGTATTCTGAACAGGGGAAATCTCCTGATAGCCCACCACATGAAAGATTTGCTCAGCTGTTGAGAGAGCAATCTCCTTTGGCCAGTGAAGCAGAAATGAGATTAAGTGACCATAGTTCTAGAAATGTAGAAAGGGACAGTGTAGAGGGCACAGAGGAAACAAATATTCCAGGAAGTCCTTCATCGGAAACTTCAGGACACTCAGCGGCATCCCGATAA